From one Solanum lycopersicum chromosome 12, SLM_r2.1 genomic stretch:
- the HMGS4 gene encoding hydroxymethylglutaryl-CoA synthase, with product MAAQRKNVGILAMEIYFPPTCIQQETLEAHDGASKGKYTIGLGQDCMGFCTEVEDVISMSLTAVTSLLEKYAIDPKQVGRLEVGSETVIDKSKSIKTFLMQIFEKCGTTDIEGVDSTNACYGGTAALFNCVNWVESASWDGRYGLVVCTDSAVYAEGPARPTGGAAAIAMLIGPDAPIVFESKIRASHMAHVYDFYKPILDSEYPVVDGKLSQTCYLVALDSCYKILCNKYEKLEGKQFSIADAAYFVFHSPYNKLVQKSFARLVFNDFTRNASSIDESAKEKLAPFSSLSHDESYQSRDLEKASQQVAKPFYDEKVQPTTLIPKQVGNMYTASLYAAFASLLHNKHKTLAGQRVVLFSYGSGSTATMFSLKLNEGQHPFSLSNIASVMNVKEKLESRNELTPEKFVEIMKLMEHRYGAKDFVTSKDCSLLAPGTYYLTEVDSKYRRFYAKKAAENGLANGH from the exons ATGGCAGCTCAACGGAAGAATGTCGGAATCCTCGCCATGGAAATTTACTTTCCTCCTACTTGCATTCAACAG GAAACGTTGGAAGCTCATGATGGAGCAAGCAAAGGGAAATACACAATTGGTCTTGGACAAGATTGCATGGGATTTTGTACTGAGGTGGAAGATGTAATATCAATGAG TTTGACAGCTGTTACTTCTCTTCTCGAGAAGTATGCGATTGATCCAAAGCAAGTTGGTAGACTGGAAGTTGGAAGTGAGACTGTTATTGATAAAAGCAAATCTATTAAGACGTTCCTGATGCAAATATTTGAG AAATGTGGTACTACTGACATTGAAGGAGTTGACTCAACTAATGCATGCTATGGTGGAACTGCTGCATTATTCAACTGTGTGAATTGGGTGGAGAGCGCGTCATGGGATGGACGCTATGGACTTGTTGTATGCACAGATAGTGCG GTCTATGCTGAGGGACCTGCTAGGCCAACGGGAGGCGCAGCTGCCATAGCTATGCTAATTGGCCCTGATGCTCCTATTGTGTTTGAAAGCAAGATAAGGGCTAGTCATATGGCTCATGTCTATGATTTTTACAAGCCCATCCTAGACAGCGAATATCCA GTGGTTGATGGCAAGCTTTCACAAACTTGTTATCTTGTGGCACTTGATTCTTGCTATAAGATATTATGCAACAA ATACGAGAAATTGGAAGGCAAACAATTTTCGATAGCTGATGCAGCTTACTTTGTGTTCCATTCACCGTACAACAAG CTTGTACAGAAGAGCTTCGCTCGGTTGGTATTCAATGACTTTACGAGGAATGCTAG CTCCATCGATGAATCTGCTAAAGAAAAGCTGGCCCCATTTTCGTCTCTAAGTCATGATGAAAGCTACCAAAGCCGTGATCTTGAGAAG GCATCCCAGCAAGTTGCAAAGCCATTTTACGATGAGAAGGTGCAACCTACCACATTAATACCAAAACAAGTTGGCAACATGTATACTGCCTCTCTATATGCTGCTTTTGCATCACTCCTTCACAATAAACACAAAACACTG GCTGGACAACGGGTAGTTCTGTTCTCCTATGGTAGTGGATCAACTGCGACAATGTTCTCCCTCAAGCTTAATGAAGGCCAACATCCTTTTAGCTTGTCAAACATTGCAAGTGTGATGAATGTTAAAGAGAAATTGGAATCAAGAAACGAG TTGACTCCTGAAAAGTTTGTCGAAATTATGAAACTAATGGAGCATAGGTACGGGGCCAAGGACTTCGTTACGAGCAAGGATTGTAGCCTTCTAGCTCCAGGTACCTACTACCTTACAGAGGTTGATTCAAAGTATAGAAGATTTTATGCCAAGAAAGCTGCTGAGAATGGACTGGCCAATGGTCATTGA